A single Nicotiana tabacum cultivar K326 chromosome 5, ASM71507v2, whole genome shotgun sequence DNA region contains:
- the LOC107775830 gene encoding putative protein phosphatase 2C 23: protein MGNGIGKLKQCFAGDVGEISKRRHDIGVDLSDTLDKGLGHSFCYILHDSSSKNHPFSEDSSSSTTTTISSASSSSQTTAFRTISGASISANTSTPLSTALVDFCPSNTYVEKSSAFESSQWFSSFPLQPILRRSIPSVCSGPIPRLSTSGSGPIERGFLSGPMERSFNSGPLDNQYDQLQRYKPESSKWHLVRNLKKVLSSSLLGFQEMNLAEEKNDINGQVGNNLSSENSLADEDEENKLFRSQNVQWAQGKAGEDRVHVVISEEHGWVFVGIYDGFNGPDATDFLLKNLYSNVFKELKGLLWNDKLETSEKFMCNETVIVQNQELDQLSNSGSDTVASINHLDVLKALSEALRRTEASYLEITDMMVNENPELALMGSCVLVMLMKGKDVYLMNVGDSRAVLAQNPESDRSICNLDRINEESLNSIDSLYRVDSDRKHNLTSCQLTMDHSTSVKEEVIRIISEHPDDASAIKKNRVKGSLNVTRAFGAGYLKQPKWNNALLKVFRIDYVGNSPYINCLPSVYHHRLSPRDRFLILSSDGLYQYFNNEEAVAEVETFMSIFPEGDPAQHLVEEVLFRAAKKAGMDFHELLDIPQGDRRKYHDDVSIIIISFEGRIWRSSV from the exons ATGGGAAACGGAATTGGAAAGTTGAAGCAGTGTTTTGCAGGAGATGTTGGAGAAATCTCCAAACGACGCCATGATATTGGTGTAGACCTCTCTGATACACTTGACAAAGGATTAGGCCATTCTTTTTGCTACATCTTGCATGATTCATCATCCAAAAATCACCCTTTTTCAGAAGACTCCTCTTCTTCTACCACTACCACTATCTCCAGTGCCAGCAGCAGCAGCCAAACGACGGCGTTTCGTACCATCTCTGGCGCCTCTATCTCCGCCAACACCTCCACGCCCCTCTCCACTGCCCTCGTCGACTTTTGTCCTTCCAATACTTACGTTGAGAAGTCTtcagcttttgaaagctctcagTGGTTTTCTTCTTTCCCTCTTCAGCCAATTCTCCGGAGATCAATCCCCTCTGTTTGTTCGGGCCCGATTCCCCGACTTTCTACCTCGGGCTCAGGCCCAATCGAGAGGGGATTTCTCTCCGGTCCAATGGAGCGGAGCTTCAATTCCGGTCCATTGGACAATCAGTACGATCAGCTCCAAAGGTACAAACCTGAGTCTAGTAAGTGGCATTTGGTTAGGAATTTAAAGAAAGTTTTATCAAGCTCACTTTTGGGGTTCCAAGAAATGAATTTAGCAGAGGAAAAAAACGACATTAATGGTCAAGTTGGTAACAATTTGAGTAGTGAAAACAGTTTGGCTGATGAAGAtgaggaaaataaattatttagaAGTCAAAATGTGCAGTGGGCTCAGGGGAAAGCAGGGGAAGACAGAGTACATGTAGTGATTTCTGAGGAACATGGTTGGGTTTTTGTTGGAATTTATGATGGATTTAATGGACCTGATGCCACTGATTTTCTACTGAAAAATCTTTATTCAAATGTGTTCAAGGAACTCAAGGGATTGCTTTGGAATGACAAGTTAGAAACCTCCGAAAAATTCATGTGTAACGAGACAGTTATCGTTCAGAATCAAGAATTAGATCAATTGAGCAATTCAGGATCTGATACAGTTGCTAGTATTAACCATTTGGATGTTTTGAAAGCGTTATCAGAGGCGCTGAGGAGAACCGAGGCATCATATTTGGAGATCACAGATATGATGGTGAACGAGAACCCTGAGTTAGCCTTAATGGGATCTTGTGTCTTAGTTATGTTGATGAAAGGAAAGGATGTTTACTTGATGAATGTTGGAGATAGTAGAGCTGTTTTAGCTCAAAATCCTGAATCCGATCGTTCCATTTGTAATTTGGATCGGATAAATGAGGAGAGCTTAAATAGCATTGATTCACTATATAGAGTTGATTCAGACCGAAAACACAATCTTACTTCTTGTCAACTCACTATGGATCATAGCACATCAGTTAAAGAG GAAGTTATTAGGATTATAAGTGAGCATCCTGACGATGCGTCTGCTATAAAAAAGAATAGAGTAAAAGGTTCTTTAAACGTTACTCGAGCTTTCGGAGCAGGCTATCTCAAACAG CCCAAATGGAACAATGCACTTCTAAAGGTTTTCAGAATAGACTACGTTGGAAATTCGCCTTATATCAACTGTTTACCATCAGTTTACCACCACAGACTTAGCCCAAGAGATAGATTTCTGATCTTATCATCTGATGGACTTTACCAATACTTCAACAATGAAGAAGCAGTTGCTGAAGTTGAGACATTTATGTCTATATTCCCCGAGGGAGATCCCGCGCAACATCTTGTTGAAGAAGTGTTATTTAGAGCTGCAAAGAAAGCTG GTATGGATTTCCATGAGTTACTTGATATACCACAAGGTGATCGTAGGAAGTACCACGATGATGTCTCGATTATCATCATATCGTTCGAAGGAAGGATATGGAGATCATCTGTGTAA